From Choloepus didactylus isolate mChoDid1 chromosome 19, mChoDid1.pri, whole genome shotgun sequence, one genomic window encodes:
- the WFDC11 gene encoding protein WFDC11 isoform X2 — MVSKRKTWMPLIVTCLCVVLLSVLGEMKRKHGKGEDLLEECWGEPKVADCTRKCSRNFKCENRNYSCCWTYCGNICWKNKVSWETRAWVGVLTDSHPLLRGYYS; from the exons ATGGTCAGCAAAAGGAAGACCTGGATGCCGCTGATCGTAACATGCCTCTGTGTGGTGCTACTGTCTGTGCtgggagaaatgaagagaaaacatgGCA AAGGTGAAGACTTACTTGAGGAGTGCTGGGGAGAGCCGAAAGTTGCAGACTGCACCAGAAAGTGCTCTAGAAACTTTAAATGTGAAAACAGAAATTACAGCTGCTGCTGGACctactgtggaaacatctgttggaAAAATAAAGTGAGTTGGGAGACACGTGCTTGGGTGGGTGTCCTCACTGACTCTCATCCTCTTCTTAGAGGCTATTACTCCTAA
- the LOC119515534 gene encoding WAP four-disulfide core domain protein 10A-like, whose amino-acid sequence MAPRALLPVLLLCVLLLQAQGGPRDRRRAQKPQHALEIKVCEKRTNIYMCKRQCTVDKECQANNICCSTYCGNVCMSLL is encoded by the exons ATGGCGCCCCGGGCCCTGCTGCCCGTCCTGCTGCTCTGTGTGCTGCTGCTGCAGGCCCAGGGAGGGCCCCGCGACCGCAGGAGAGCGCAGA AACCACAGCACGCCCTAGAAATCAAAGTCTGTGAGAAGAGGActaatatatatatgtgcaaaCGCCAATGTACAGTTGACAAAGAATGTCAAGCAAATAACATATGCTGTTCTACCTACTGCGGGAACGTTTGCATGAGCCTCCTGTGA
- the WFDC11 gene encoding protein WFDC11 isoform X3: protein MSLQTQMVSKRKTWMPLIVTCLCVVLLSVLGEMKRKHGKGEDLLEECWGEPKVADCTRKCSRNFKCENRNYSCCWTYCGNICWKNKKNFQSLQTL, encoded by the exons ATGTCTTTGCAGACTCAGATGGTCAGCAAAAGGAAGACCTGGATGCCGCTGATCGTAACATGCCTCTGTGTGGTGCTACTGTCTGTGCtgggagaaatgaagagaaaacatgGCA AAGGTGAAGACTTACTTGAGGAGTGCTGGGGAGAGCCGAAAGTTGCAGACTGCACCAGAAAGTGCTCTAGAAACTTTAAATGTGAAAACAGAAATTACAGCTGCTGCTGGACctactgtggaaacatctgttggaAAAATAAA aaaaacTTTCAAAGTCTGCAAACACTCTAA
- the WFDC11 gene encoding protein WFDC11 isoform X1: MSLQTQMVSKRKTWMPLIVTCLCVVLLSVLGEMKRKHGKGEDLLEECWGEPKVADCTRKCSRNFKCENRNYSCCWTYCGNICWKNKVSWETRAWVGVLTDSHPLLRGYYS, encoded by the exons ATGTCTTTGCAGACTCAGATGGTCAGCAAAAGGAAGACCTGGATGCCGCTGATCGTAACATGCCTCTGTGTGGTGCTACTGTCTGTGCtgggagaaatgaagagaaaacatgGCA AAGGTGAAGACTTACTTGAGGAGTGCTGGGGAGAGCCGAAAGTTGCAGACTGCACCAGAAAGTGCTCTAGAAACTTTAAATGTGAAAACAGAAATTACAGCTGCTGCTGGACctactgtggaaacatctgttggaAAAATAAAGTGAGTTGGGAGACACGTGCTTGGGTGGGTGTCCTCACTGACTCTCATCCTCTTCTTAGAGGCTATTACTCCTAA
- the WFDC13 gene encoding WAP four-disulfide core domain protein 13, with protein sequence MEPVLLQLLLLLCLAPQLVLGSPKRRFLKYILEPPPCRSAPESCTQICTMQEDCTKGLQCCSAFCGIVCSRNRAPKNKRVRSK encoded by the exons ATGGAGCCTGTGCTTCTCCAGCTCCTGCTGCTGCTCTGCTTAGCACCACAGCTGGTGCTTGGGAGTCCCAAACGGCGCTTCCTGA AGTATATCTTGGAACCTCCACCCTGCAGATCGGCACCTGAAAGCTGCACCCAAATATGTACGATGCAGGAAGATTGCACAAAAGGTCTTCAGTGTTGTTCTGCTTTCTGTGGGATAGTCTGCTCAAGGAACAGAGCCCCAAAGAATAAGAG AGTAAGGTCCAAATGA
- the LOC119515533 gene encoding protein WFDC10B-like isoform X2, with amino-acid sequence MAPRALLPVLLLCVLLLQAQGGPRDRRRAQNNKVCQKKPSVYLCRHHCSFFQKCPGKDTCCSTYCGNVCMSLL; translated from the exons ATGGCGCCCCGGGCCCTGCTGCCCGTCCTGCTGCTCTGTGTGCTGCTGCTGCAGGCCCAGGGAGGGCCCCGCGACCGCAGGAGAGCGCAGA ATAACAAGGTCTGCCAGAAGAAGCCCAGTGTATACCTTTGCAGGCACCATTGttcatttttccaaaaatgtCCGGGTAAAGATACATGCTGTTCGACCTACTGCGGGAACGTTTGCATGAGCCTCCTGTGA
- the LOC119515533 gene encoding protein WFDC10B-like isoform X1, translated as MAPRALLPVLLLCVLLLQAQGGPRDRRRAQNNKVCQKKPSVYLCRHHCSFFQKCPADTRPLHGSTRTTHTLAQECHPPRRLRYSSLSNKPVQTPRDAASFAPTPCAP; from the exons ATGGCGCCCCGGGCCCTGCTGCCCGTCCTGCTGCTCTGTGTGCTGCTGCTGCAGGCCCAGGGAGGGCCCCGCGACCGCAGGAGAGCGCAGA ATAACAAGGTCTGCCAGAAGAAGCCCAGTGTATACCTTTGCAGGCACCATTGttcatttttccaaaaatg TCCGGCAGACACCAGGCCCCTCCACGGAAGCACGAGGACCACACACACCCTGGCCCAGGAATGCCACCCTCCTCGCCGCCTGCGCTACTCGTCTCTGTCAAATAAACCAGTGCAAACGCCCAGGGACGCTGCCTCTTTTGCTCCCACTCCCTGTGCTCCTTGA